The Besnoitia besnoiti strain Bb-Ger1 chromosome Unknown contig00014, whole genome shotgun sequence genome contains a region encoding:
- a CDS encoding ribosomal protein RPL13A (encoded by transcript BESB_024840) — protein MTFKKVVVIDCQGHLLGRLASVVAKELLKGQQIICVRCEDINISGSLHRNRLKYQRFLRLRMNSNPSRGPYHLRAPSRILWRTIRGMLRHKVERGQKALSRLQVFEGIPTMIERMKRMVVPSALRIVRLKPTRNYCRLGDLSSQVGWSHGDLVARLEAKRKTRSSAYYQKKKESRKMQAEAKSFAQATLPKDQVALLQQYGHA, from the exons ATGACGTTCAAGAAG GTCGTCGTGATCGACTGCCAAGGCCACTTGTTGGGCCGCCTGGCTTCGGTCGTCGCCAAGGAGCTCCTCAAGGGTCAGCAAATCATCTGCGTCCGTTGCGAAGACATCAACATCTCCG GATCTCTTCACCGCAACCGACTGAAGTACCAGcgtttccttcgtctccgcatGAACTCTAACCCGTCTCGCGGCCCCTATCACTTGCGCGCCCCTTCCCGCATCCTCTGGAGAACGATCCGCGGCATGTTGAGACACAAGGTTGAGCGCGGTCAGAAGGCGCTCTCCAGACTTCAG GTGTTCGAGGGCATCCCTACCATGATTGAGCGCATGAAGCGCATGGTTGTTCCGAGCGCTCTGCGCATCGTGCGTCTGAAGCCCACGCGCAACTACTGCAGACTGGGCGATCTTTCGTCTCAGGTCGGCTGGTCTCACGGCgacctcgtcgcgcgcctggaggccaAGAGAAAGACTCGCTCCAGCGCCTACTaccagaagaagaaggaaagcagGAAGATGCAGGCAGAGGCCAAGAGCTTCGCGCAAGCCACTCTGCCCAAGGACCaagtcgccctcctccagcAGTACGGCCACGCATAA